Part of the Halopseudomonas maritima genome, GCAGCACCGGCGGCACGCTGGAAATGGTGCAGCTGTGGGTCAACCTGCCGGCGCGAGCCAAGATGACCGCGCCGGGGTATCAGGCAATCCTCTCGGCAGACATTCCGAGTGTGCCGCTGGCCAACAATGCCGGGCAGGTACGCGTCATTGCTGGCGAGCTGGATGCGGCGAAAGGCCCCGCACAGACACACAGCGCCATGCACGTCTGGGACCTGAGCCTGAACGCCGACAGCTATACCGCTTGGCAACAGCCAGAGGGGTGGACCACGGCGCTGGTCGTGCTGAGCGGCCAGATAAGCGTCAACGGCAACACCACCGTGGCGCCCAGCCAGATGGCGACCCTGGCGCGCGAGGGCAGCGACTTTTCGATCGTCGCCAACAGTGACGCTCGCGTGTTGCTGCTGGCCGGTGAGCCGTTGGATGAGCCCGTGGTCGGCTACGGCCCCTTTGTCATGAATAGCCAGCAGGAAATCGTGCAGGCCATTCAGGATTTCAACAGCGGCAGGTTTGGCCAAATGGCCACCTGAGCTGTCTGGTAGCCGAGCATTTCGGCTACCGCCAACGGGTGCCTGGCACCCTCATAACTCCATAGGAGAAAGCAATGACCAAACCCTACGTGCGTCTCGACAAAAACAACGCTGCCGTGCTGCTGGTAGACCACCAGACCGGCCTCCTGTCACTGGTACGCGACATCGACCCGGACCGGTTTAAAAACAATGTCCTGGCCGTCGCCGACATCGCCGAGTATTTCAACCTGCCGACCATCCTCACCACCAGCTTTGAAACCGGCCCCAACGGCCCGCTGGTACCCGAGCTGAAAGAGAAATTCCCCGATGCGCCCTACATTGCGCGCCCGGGTCAGATCAACGCCTGGGATAACGAAGATTTCGTCAAAGCCGTCAAAGCCACCGGCAAAAAGCAGTTGATCATCGCCGGGGTTGTCACTGAGGTCTGCGTCGCCTTCCCGACCCTGTCCGCCATCGAAGAAGGGTTTGAGGTGTTCGTCGTTACCGATGCCTCCGGCACCTTCAACGAACTGACCCGCCACTCCGCCTGGGATCGCATGTCCCAGGCAGGCGCCCAGCTGATGACCTGGTTTGGTCTGGCTGGCGAGCTGCACCGCGACTGGCGCAACGACATCGAGGGTCTGGGCGCGCTGTTCTCCAACCATATCCCCGACTACCGCAACCTCATGACCAGCTACAGCAAGTTGACCGACGACAAGTAACGCACCTGGCGCCCGCCAGCAACAACAGGAGCACGGCGCACCAGCCCGTGCTCCGACACCTGAGCGGGAGCATGGAAACACCGAGCCGGCCCGCAGCACAGTCCAGCGCGGCCGGCTGTCGCGTGGCAACGCGACGACGCTTCTGGAGACCAACCATGAGTAAAACTCGCACCAACCAGGCCGTGTCGATCGGCCCGGATTACGCGCAGCGCATTAGCATGGGGCGCCACAGCCTGCTGGCTGACGAACCCGCCAGTCTGGGCGGTCAGGATGCCGGCCCTGCCCCCTTTGATCTGTACCTCGCGGCGCTTTCCTCGTGCACAGTCATCACCCTGCAAATGTATGCCAAGCGCAAGGGCTGGGACCTGGGGAATGTGAGTGCAGACCTGGCGCTGACCTTCACCGACGACGGTCAACCGCAGGTGCACCGTACCCTGCGCACCAGCACAGCACTCACTGAGGCTCAGTCGCAAAAGCTGCTTGAAATTGCCGCCAAGACGCCGGTTACGCGAGCGCTGGGTCAGGGCGCTGCCATTACCAGCAGCCTCGCCCATCACTAATCAGGAGAAGCACCCCATGCCCCGCATACTGGCGCTGTCCGGCAGCCTGCGAGCCGGTTCCTACAACACCCAGCTGGCACGTCTGGCCAGCACGCTGGCGCCGCCGGGAACCACCGTCGACGTTGCCACCCTGCACGGCATCCCCCTCTACGACGCGGACCTGGAAGAACACAGCGGCATTCCTGCCGCAGTAGAACAACTCAAACAGCAGATTCTCGCCTGCGACGGCCTGCTGCTGGTTACCCCTGAATACAACAACGGCATTCCCGGTGTGATGAAAAACGGCATCGACTGGCTGAGCCGGGCTGACCGCACTGCCATCTTCAGCGACCGCCCGGTTTGCGTGATCGGCGCAACCCCCGGTGGCTGGGGCACGCTGTCGGCGCAAAGCGCCTGGCTACCGACCCTGCGCATGCTGGGTACCCGCGAGTACCACGGACACAAGGTGCTGCTGTCACATGCCGCCTCGGTATTCAGCGACGGCGCGCCCAAAGACGAGACGCTGGAGCGCACGCTAGCTGAGCTGCTGACTGGTTTCAGTGACTATATTGTGCAGCAAACACGCTAAGGAGACCGCCATGAGCAACCAAGACACCCAGCTGGAATATGACTGCAGCTACGCCCAAGGCTGCAGCGCGGTCGAGCTGCTGATCACCCCCAAACTACGTGACCTGGGCGGTTTTTCGGTTCGCCGGGTATTGCCGTCCAGCCAGCGGCGCGCCGTTGGTCCCTGGGTATTCTTCGATCACATGGGGCCGGCCGTCTTTGCCGCCGGCACCGGTATCAACGTGCGCCCTCATCCGCATATCAACCTGGCCACCGTCAGCTACCTGTTCGAGGGCGAAATACTGCACCGGGATTCGCTCGGCACCCTGCAGCCCATCCAACCCGGCGACATCAACTTGATGGTGGCGGGCACGGGCATCGTCCATTCAGAGCGCGAGCGCCCCGAGGTCACTGCGCTCGAGCACCGCCTGCATGGCCTGCAGCTCTGGCTGGCACTACCGGAGAAAGACGAAGAGACAGCACCGGCGTTTTATCACTACCCCGGCAGCGAGATTCCGGCAACCCAGGTGGACGGTGTGCCCGTGCGGGTACTCATGGGACAGGCCTTTGGCGTCAGTTCACCGGTCAAGACCTTTGCCACCACCCTGTACGCCGAAGCGCGTCTGCAAGCCGGCCAGCAGTTGACGCTGCCCGATGCCGAGGAGCTGGCGGTGTACGTTTTGTCAGGCGAGGTCGCCGTCGGTGACACCCGGGTTCCGGCGCACAGCATGGCCGTGCTGTCAGCTGCTCGTCCGCATCCGATCCAGGCACATAGCGACAGCATCATCGCGCTAGTCGGCGGCGAGCGCTTGAGTGAGCGGCATATGGAGTGGAACTTCATTTCCAGCCGACCAGAACGCATTGAGCAGGCCAAGGCAGACTGGGCAGCCGGCCGGTTCGCGCAGGTGCCGGGGGATACAGAGGAGTTTATTCCGTTGCCCGAGTGAGCCCTGTGACTCAGGCGCCCAGCGCCAACAAATGACTCATCGCCGTTTTCAGCTTCATCGGCTTCACCGGCTTGTGCAGCATCACATGCCCCAGCTCGCGCACCTGCAACTTCAACGCGTTGCTGTAGTTGGCGGTGATCAGCAGCACGGGCAGCGGTGAGCTGCGGCGAGCGTTGATGCGTTGGACAACGTCGACGCCGTTGACGTCGTTGTCGAGGTGGTAGTCGGCGATCAGCAAGTCGGCCTGAGCGTGGAAGTTGTCGACCTGGGCGGCGAGATCTTCCTCCGACAACGCGGTGATGACGTTGCAGCCCCAGCCTTCCAGCAGCGTGCGCATGCCAGCGCAAATAGCGGCGTCGTTATCCAGCACCCAGACGGTGGAGCCGGGTAGCCGCTCGCCGATGCGGGCGGTGACGGGCTCGTCCTGTACCACGGTCGGTTGCAGGCAACCGAAGGGAACGTCCACGCTGAACACCGAGCCGCGACCTTCAACCGAGCGCACCCGGATGCGGTGGCCGAGCATACGGGCAATCTTGTCGACGATGGCAAGCCCCAGACCCAGCCCGCGGTCGCGGGTGTTGGCGCTGGGGTTGACCCGTTTGAACTCCTGAAAGATCTCCTGCAGCTTGTCTTCCGGGATACCCATGCCGGTATCCCACACCTCAATGCGCAGACCGTGGGCATGGCGACGACAGCCGAACAGGATGCGCCCGGAGGGCGTGTAGCGGATGGCGTTGGTCAGGAAGTTGCGCAGGATACGCAGCAGCAGCTGGGCGTCGCTGCGCACCACCGCGCCGCAGGGCACAAAGCTTAGCTGCAGCCCTTCGCTGGCGGCGAGCTGGCGGTATTCGTTTGCCAGGTTGTCGAGCAGGCTGTCGAGGCAGAAGGCGTTGATGTCGGGTTTGATGACCCCGGCGTCCAGCTTGGAGATATCAACCAGCGTGCCAAGCAGGTTTTCGACGTCTTCCAGCGAGTGGCTGACCTGCCGCACCAGGGAGGCACCGCCCTCCGGCACTGGCTGCTCCAGCAGCGCGCCGGTGAACAACCGCGCGGCGTTGAGCGGCTGCAGCAGATCGTGGCTGACGGCAGCGAGAAACTTGGTCTTCGACAGGTTGGCCTGCTCGGCCTCGCGCTTGGCTTCGCGCAGGCGGGCTTCGGCCTCGGCGCGTTCGCGGATCTCCTGACGCATCTGGCTGTTTACTTCGGTCAGCTCTTGGGTGCGCTCACGCACACGCTGCTCCAGATGTTGGTAGGCCTGATGCAATGCCTCTGAGGTACGCCGCCGCTCGGTGATGTCGCGGATCATCACAAAGATACCGACCACTTCGCCCTCACTGCCCCGATTCGG contains:
- a CDS encoding pirin family protein, giving the protein MKRITGVFSAPHGHWVGNGFPVRSLFSYNTHGAKLSPFLLLDYAGPSEFSPTTEARGVGQHPHRGFETVTIVYQGEVAHQDSTGQGGVIGPGDVQWMTAGAGILHEEFHSPEFSSTGGTLEMVQLWVNLPARAKMTAPGYQAILSADIPSVPLANNAGQVRVIAGELDAAKGPAQTHSAMHVWDLSLNADSYTAWQQPEGWTTALVVLSGQISVNGNTTVAPSQMATLAREGSDFSIVANSDARVLLLAGEPLDEPVVGYGPFVMNSQQEIVQAIQDFNSGRFGQMAT
- the ycaC gene encoding isochorismate family cysteine hydrolase YcaC encodes the protein MTKPYVRLDKNNAAVLLVDHQTGLLSLVRDIDPDRFKNNVLAVADIAEYFNLPTILTTSFETGPNGPLVPELKEKFPDAPYIARPGQINAWDNEDFVKAVKATGKKQLIIAGVVTEVCVAFPTLSAIEEGFEVFVVTDASGTFNELTRHSAWDRMSQAGAQLMTWFGLAGELHRDWRNDIEGLGALFSNHIPDYRNLMTSYSKLTDDK
- a CDS encoding OsmC family protein is translated as MSKTRTNQAVSIGPDYAQRISMGRHSLLADEPASLGGQDAGPAPFDLYLAALSSCTVITLQMYAKRKGWDLGNVSADLALTFTDDGQPQVHRTLRTSTALTEAQSQKLLEIAAKTPVTRALGQGAAITSSLAHH
- a CDS encoding NADPH-dependent FMN reductase, translated to MPRILALSGSLRAGSYNTQLARLASTLAPPGTTVDVATLHGIPLYDADLEEHSGIPAAVEQLKQQILACDGLLLVTPEYNNGIPGVMKNGIDWLSRADRTAIFSDRPVCVIGATPGGWGTLSAQSAWLPTLRMLGTREYHGHKVLLSHAASVFSDGAPKDETLERTLAELLTGFSDYIVQQTR
- a CDS encoding pirin family protein; the protein is MSNQDTQLEYDCSYAQGCSAVELLITPKLRDLGGFSVRRVLPSSQRRAVGPWVFFDHMGPAVFAAGTGINVRPHPHINLATVSYLFEGEILHRDSLGTLQPIQPGDINLMVAGTGIVHSERERPEVTALEHRLHGLQLWLALPEKDEETAPAFYHYPGSEIPATQVDGVPVRVLMGQAFGVSSPVKTFATTLYAEARLQAGQQLTLPDAEELAVYVLSGEVAVGDTRVPAHSMAVLSAARPHPIQAHSDSIIALVGGERLSERHMEWNFISSRPERIEQAKADWAAGRFAQVPGDTEEFIPLPE
- a CDS encoding hybrid sensor histidine kinase/response regulator, encoding MASSSTACTSTRPSPGWPLRSRVELPLHDPDLLAELIALRAENSKLKRINAALIERVESSSSQRTESYAAFQHSVELAEQVRERTQALNDTMAELQASNRLLSDARARAEKAHHYLIDAIESVPDAFVLFDEHKRIVLYNRRFAAFWQGTGVRITEGTSLGEVKRMALRAGLVVDTDAAADGHQLHQLRDQRWMQVSERPTREGGLVIMYTDITDLKQSEKARREKALELKTRLLQRTVDSLSQGVAVVNDEGALEVWNGRFLELAGLAPIEAHRPFDEVMEDSELELFTPYSRNEQGAPVLTCEQHLGNGRVLEVRTHPMPTGGFVNTFTDITERDLYARALEDSERWVRLITDHVPALIAYVGADLTYQFTNKVYEDWYGWARGEILGHSLHRVHSAEQYARLEPYIARAFNGESVSFEFAEPNLDGQQRYLLRSYVPNRGSEGEVVGIFVMIRDITERRRTSEALHQAYQHLEQRVRERTQELTEVNSQMRQEIRERAEAEARLREAKREAEQANLSKTKFLAAVSHDLLQPLNAARLFTGALLEQPVPEGGASLVRQVSHSLEDVENLLGTLVDISKLDAGVIKPDINAFCLDSLLDNLANEYRQLAASEGLQLSFVPCGAVVRSDAQLLLRILRNFLTNAIRYTPSGRILFGCRRHAHGLRIEVWDTGMGIPEDKLQEIFQEFKRVNPSANTRDRGLGLGLAIVDKIARMLGHRIRVRSVEGRGSVFSVDVPFGCLQPTVVQDEPVTARIGERLPGSTVWVLDNDAAICAGMRTLLEGWGCNVITALSEEDLAAQVDNFHAQADLLIADYHLDNDVNGVDVVQRINARRSSPLPVLLITANYSNALKLQVRELGHVMLHKPVKPMKLKTAMSHLLALGA